One Nostoc sp. CENA543 genomic window, AACCAGACTTCCAATACTCCTAAAGCTTTGTAGCGGTCTAACTTGCTGATACTACCACTAGTAAACACAACTTCTATGGATAAATCAGGAATTGGTTTAGCACTCCCAATGCAATATGACTCATCAGCTTGCACCGAAACAACGCCTTCCTTTTCCTGAGTCACTGAGCCGGTTGACTGAAAGAAAATGCCTTTTTCAACCAGAAAGGTTGTCACTAAATAACTAATGGTTCTGACAAAAATTTCATGTTCACGTCCCGGCATGAGAATCTCTATCGTATCGTCATAGTAAAACAGTCGCACACCAGGAGAACCGTCAAAACCCTTTTGGATGAACTTGAAGTGTTCCCACGTTCCATGATGGACGATGCGTTGATCAGTGGTTTGGCCAAGTAATGGGGGCATCGCGTTTACCTCTTGCAATCCCTAATTTACAATTGTGGCATATAGCGTACCAGGTTTGTGGTTTGTATTTTACTGATCAGCGATCGCACTTCTCAACAGTGGAAAAACTTCTCGAAACTTCTCAAGTAATATCATTAGCAAGACGTTGACATTTAACTAACTTTGAGAAAGTTCGTTGAGGGCTTCATTGATCACTTCATCACTTACACCGTGACGCTTTAAACTAGCAATCAGTGCTGACAC contains:
- a CDS encoding Uma2 family endonuclease, translated to MPPLLGQTTDQRIVHHGTWEHFKFIQKGFDGSPGVRLFYYDDTIEILMPGREHEIFVRTISYLVTTFLVEKGIFFQSTGSVTQEKEGVVSVQADESYCIGSAKPIPDLSIEVVFTSGSISKLDRYKALGVLEVWFWEDGVLRLYHLRDGHYEPIERSELPGLHNLNFNLLTRCILMAETDMGEAIRTFRRQM